One Hypomesus transpacificus isolate Combined female chromosome 6, fHypTra1, whole genome shotgun sequence DNA segment encodes these proteins:
- the LOC124468993 gene encoding zinc finger CCCH domain-containing protein 14-like — translation MLYCRSVEVSSHIKAQKESLQGETSLRKTNHPASSVVQVNKSPDEAQDSNILYEKGNDEKDKDPGSRRVYSCVSLPRKPECKPSLHPTKRAKRKLNVKTTSKSMGSVTKKKGSQKLPQKPERKIKSKEHCVDFRNKIVLRHISGEG, via the exons ATGCTGTACTGCAGATCTGTTGAGGTATCCTCTCACATCAAAGCCCAGAAAGAATCCTTGCAG GGGGAGACATCGTTGCGGAAAACCAACCATCCGGCAAGCTCTGTTGTCCAAGTGAACAAGTCTCCTGATGAGGCTCAGGACAGTAACATCCTGTATGAGAAAGGTAACGATGAGAAGGATAAAGACCCCGGGTCCAGGAGAGTCTACAGTTGTGTCTCCCTACCAAGGAAACCAGAATGCAA ACCCTCCCTGCACCCAACCAAACGGGCCAAAAGGAAGCTGAATGTCAAAACCACCTCTAAGTCTATGGGCTCTGTCACAAAGAAAAAGGGCAGCCAAAAAT TGCCCCAGAAACCTGAGAGGAAAATAAAAAGCAAGGAACACTGTGTAGACTTCCGAAACAAAATAGTATTGAGGCATATATCTGgggaaggttaa